The Dehalogenimonas sp. THU2 genome has a window encoding:
- a CDS encoding TetR/AcrR family transcriptional regulator, translating to MNIIERRRSAAGRRPKRELIIETTVELFRHADDVRKVSIENIAASARVSPTTIYNQFGTRDALVIEASRDLINDILERSRAILRSDKPFPTKMKGMITGKLEIARKANDEVVGKLMSQDRSIAPYLEELFQNEVRYLWREMLDQGKREGFIDPVLDEESFFIYMDVIRSGFAAKAELLKDWKNNMDLIEKLTNLVFYGFFKKEIDLFGTKE from the coding sequence ATGAACATTATCGAAAGAAGACGAAGTGCCGCCGGGCGCCGCCCCAAGAGAGAACTCATCATCGAGACCACCGTGGAGCTTTTCCGCCATGCCGACGATGTTCGCAAGGTCTCCATCGAGAATATCGCCGCCTCAGCCCGTGTTTCACCCACCACCATCTACAATCAGTTCGGGACCCGCGACGCGTTGGTGATAGAGGCGTCTCGGGATCTTATCAACGATATCCTGGAGCGCTCTCGCGCCATTTTACGTTCCGATAAACCCTTCCCCACCAAGATGAAGGGGATGATTACCGGCAAATTGGAGATCGCCCGCAAAGCCAATGACGAAGTCGTCGGCAAGCTGATGAGCCAGGACAGGAGCATCGCCCCATATCTGGAAGAGCTTTTCCAGAACGAGGTCAGATATCTTTGGCGGGAGATGCTCGACCAGGGCAAACGTGAGGGCTTCATCGACCCGGTGCTGGACGAGGAGTCTTTCTTCATCTACATGGACGTCATAAGGTCCGGTTTCGCCGCCAAGGCCGAACTACTCAAGGACTGGAAAAACAACATGGACCTGATCGAGAAATTGACCAACTTGGTATTCTACGGCTTTTTCAAAAAGGAAATCGACCTTTTCGGAACGAAGGAGTGA
- a CDS encoding ABC transporter permease subunit — protein MNIFSYEFRKRLPSTLIWVVSLGIYIYVTFAFFESFSNTAILELLDTFPDAFKKAFGLDQDLSTIMGYFAFVGIYLFLAGAIFSSHLGLNAVSVEERDLTADFLISKPVTRNRIVTAKLLAGVSHLLIFNLGMGLVSYFGMEAYKGEQEYAMSTFLLIMGGLFIFQLLFYTFAFLLSVLMKRMDSPLPVSLGLSIGLFVLYSFDALIRDTPIKYVVPYDYFDLGYIIENDAIKPYGLAVSLGVILVSVVAGYALYNRRDIATAM, from the coding sequence ATGAATATTTTCAGCTACGAGTTCAGAAAAAGGCTGCCGTCCACGCTGATCTGGGTAGTCTCACTGGGTATCTATATCTATGTCACTTTCGCTTTCTTCGAATCGTTCAGCAATACCGCCATCCTGGAACTGCTGGATACCTTCCCCGACGCTTTCAAAAAAGCCTTCGGCCTGGACCAGGACCTGTCCACTATCATGGGCTATTTCGCTTTCGTCGGCATCTACTTGTTCCTGGCCGGCGCTATCTTCTCTTCACATCTGGGTCTCAATGCCGTTTCCGTCGAGGAAAGAGACCTGACAGCGGATTTCCTGATCTCCAAACCGGTGACCCGCAACAGGATAGTCACCGCCAAGCTGCTGGCCGGAGTGAGCCACCTGCTTATTTTCAACCTGGGCATGGGACTTGTTTCCTATTTTGGCATGGAGGCATATAAAGGCGAACAGGAATATGCCATGAGTACCTTTTTACTGATCATGGGCGGACTGTTCATTTTCCAATTGCTGTTTTACACCTTCGCCTTCCTGCTCTCGGTGCTGATGAAACGCATGGATTCCCCGCTGCCCGTATCACTGGGGTTGTCTATCGGTCTGTTCGTCCTGTATTCCTTTGACGCCCTGATCCGGGACACTCCCATCAAGTACGTGGTACCTTACGACTACTTCGACCTGGGTTATATCATCGAGAACGATGCCATCAAACCCTATGGGCTGGCCGTGAGCCTGGGGGTTATCCTGGTGAGCGTCGTTGCCGGGTATGCGCTTTACAACCGGCGCGATATCGCCACGGCCATGTGA
- a CDS encoding ABC transporter permease has translation MKLNRVGTLVKNEVLHGPKDVMLVISVVMPIMIALFVNLAFGNIFTDRAKLGVYDEGNSQVAGLLESAESLSFRSYDSEAALRADAADGSIDMGLVLPADFDATLDSGTVRLKAYVWGESQAKNRAVIPIALADAVRTATGAVVPVNIDTVALGDEAGLPWSDRLLPLVVLYGVFIGGLMVPSSALIHEKQHRTLEALYVTPATLGDIFLSKGFIAVTLATIMGILSLTLAGAMSGPVPLVVLVLFLGAIMATEIGLLAGAWVGDMNSLFAVMKGGGILLFAPAIVFMFPGIPAWVGYIFPTYYMVRPVVDLTISGATFGDVALYIGILVGLVGLGGLAVASVVRRLSTQALRLNG, from the coding sequence ATGAAACTGAACCGGGTAGGCACGCTGGTCAAGAACGAGGTCCTGCACGGGCCCAAGGACGTGATGCTGGTCATCTCGGTGGTCATGCCCATCATGATCGCCCTGTTCGTCAACCTGGCCTTCGGCAATATCTTTACCGATCGCGCCAAGCTGGGGGTTTATGATGAAGGCAATTCCCAAGTGGCCGGGCTCCTTGAGTCGGCCGAAAGCCTGAGCTTCAGGAGTTACGACTCCGAAGCCGCCCTCCGCGCCGACGCCGCCGACGGCTCCATCGACATGGGCCTGGTGCTGCCGGCGGATTTCGACGCCACCCTCGACAGCGGCACGGTCAGGTTGAAGGCCTATGTCTGGGGTGAGAGCCAGGCCAAGAACCGGGCGGTCATCCCCATCGCCCTGGCCGACGCGGTGCGCACCGCCACCGGCGCCGTCGTGCCGGTGAATATCGACACCGTGGCCCTGGGCGACGAGGCCGGACTCCCCTGGAGCGACCGGCTGCTGCCGCTGGTGGTGCTGTACGGCGTCTTCATCGGAGGTTTGATGGTGCCGTCATCGGCGCTCATCCATGAGAAGCAACACCGCACCCTGGAAGCCCTCTACGTCACTCCGGCCACCCTGGGTGATATCTTCCTGTCCAAAGGCTTCATCGCCGTAACGCTGGCCACCATCATGGGCATCCTGAGTCTCACCCTGGCCGGTGCCATGAGCGGCCCGGTGCCGCTGGTAGTGCTGGTGCTTTTCCTGGGCGCCATCATGGCCACGGAGATCGGCCTGCTGGCGGGGGCCTGGGTGGGAGATATGAACAGCCTCTTCGCCGTCATGAAGGGCGGCGGCATCCTGCTCTTCGCCCCTGCCATCGTTTTCATGTTCCCGGGCATACCGGCCTGGGTAGGCTACATCTTCCCCACCTATTACATGGTGCGCCCGGTTGTCGATCTGACCATTTCCGGAGCCACGTTCGGCGATGTAGCCCTTTACATCGGTATTCTGGTGGGGTTGGTGGGGTTGGGGGGGCTGGCGGTGGCGTCGGTGGTGAGGAGATTGTCGACGCAGGCTTTGCGACTCAATGGTTAG
- a CDS encoding ABC transporter permease gives MNTRTIAALLKKDFALFTGNRFYLLITVLGLVFYIATYFILPARLDEKFSLALYAPVVPPAFEQLAAEGAEVTFFDTEEELRTAVLDGDFEVAVALPPEVMDIWAAGGKPDITVYYASTAPPEIADAIVTLVRELSYIQTGQVLAFDTTEEVLGPDLLGAQIALRDRMRPMLAILLLLMEVMTLASLIAVEIEQGTARALLVTPMRTSDLFAAKGIIGVGLALFQALLFMTLVGGFAREPLLILATLLIASFFVVGVGFLLASVTRDTNSVTGWGMVILIVFAIPGFGVVIPGLLAGWAKVIPSYYLIDTINRVVNYGAGWSDVYGNLVIMAGLTAVLLGGGLLALRRRFQ, from the coding sequence ATGAACACCCGCACCATCGCGGCGTTGCTTAAAAAGGACTTCGCGCTGTTCACCGGCAACCGTTTCTATCTGCTGATCACCGTCCTCGGCCTGGTCTTTTACATCGCCACGTATTTCATCCTGCCGGCGCGGCTGGATGAAAAGTTCTCCCTGGCGCTCTACGCCCCGGTGGTGCCGCCGGCTTTTGAGCAACTGGCCGCCGAGGGCGCCGAGGTTACTTTCTTCGATACCGAGGAAGAGCTCAGGACAGCAGTCCTCGATGGCGATTTCGAGGTGGCCGTAGCCTTACCGCCGGAGGTCATGGATATCTGGGCGGCGGGGGGCAAACCGGATATCACCGTCTATTACGCCTCGACGGCCCCGCCGGAGATCGCCGATGCCATCGTGACACTGGTCAGGGAACTGTCCTATATCCAGACCGGCCAGGTACTCGCCTTCGACACCACCGAGGAAGTCCTCGGGCCGGATCTGCTGGGCGCCCAGATAGCCCTTCGGGACCGCATGCGGCCGATGCTGGCCATCCTTTTACTGCTGATGGAGGTCATGACGCTGGCCTCTCTCATCGCCGTGGAGATAGAGCAGGGTACCGCACGGGCGCTCCTGGTTACCCCGATGCGCACTTCCGACCTATTTGCCGCCAAAGGCATCATCGGCGTCGGGCTGGCCCTGTTCCAGGCGCTCTTATTCATGACCCTGGTCGGCGGCTTCGCCCGTGAACCGCTGCTCATCCTGGCGACGCTGCTGATCGCCAGTTTCTTCGTCGTCGGTGTGGGTTTCCTGCTGGCCTCGGTGACCCGCGATACCAACTCCGTCACTGGCTGGGGGATGGTGATCCTGATTGTCTTCGCTATTCCCGGTTTCGGCGTCGTCATACCTGGGCTGCTGGCCGGCTGGGCAAAAGTCATCCCGTCCTATTACCTTATCGACACCATCAACCGGGTGGTCAATTACGGCGCCGGCTGGAGCGACGTCTATGGCAACCTGGTTATCATGGCCGGACTGACCGCCGTGCTCCTGGGCGGAGGACTCCTGGCGCTGAGGAGGCGTTTCCAATGA
- a CDS encoding type II toxin-antitoxin system HicA family toxin, with amino-acid sequence MPSFGPISRKDLVAAPRNAGFDGPFSGARHQMMIKGITRLSIPNPHSANIGRELLSRILKEAGISRDEWEKL; translated from the coding sequence ATGCCATCGTTCGGTCCAATCTCACGGAAAGACTTGGTCGCCGCGCCGCGGAATGCCGGGTTCGACGGCCCGTTTTCCGGAGCTCGGCACCAGATGATGATCAAGGGGATAACGCGGCTCAGTATCCCGAATCCTCATAGCGCCAACATTGGCAGGGAATTGTTGTCACGCATTTTGAAAGAAGCTGGTATTAGCCGCGATGAATGGGAAAAATTGTAG
- a CDS encoding ABC transporter ATP-binding protein, with amino-acid sequence MSIATKSIVVENLTYSYGNLLAVDHINFDVGQGEILGFLGPNGAGKTTTVKMLTGQLLPKDGRATLLGYDVARQTMEVQSRIGVCFEQTNLYEQMSAVDNLSLFAELFGVKDFDGFALLKRVGLSGREKDKVSGYSKGMKQRLMIARSMVNRPEILFMDEPTSGLDPVSAEAIRHIIKEERDRGATVFLTTHDMWEADKLCDRVAFMESGRIAALDTPHSLKQQYGKRSLIAEIASPDGHLNRREIALDTEDTVDAIQDMFGSGKVVTMHSEEATLEDIFIQITGRRLSE; translated from the coding sequence ATGAGCATCGCGACCAAATCCATCGTCGTAGAGAACCTGACTTACAGCTACGGCAACCTGCTGGCTGTCGATCATATCAATTTCGATGTAGGCCAGGGTGAAATACTGGGTTTTCTGGGCCCCAATGGCGCCGGCAAGACGACGACGGTGAAAATGCTCACCGGCCAGCTTCTGCCCAAGGACGGCCGGGCGACGCTGCTGGGTTACGACGTGGCCCGGCAGACGATGGAGGTGCAGTCCCGCATCGGTGTCTGTTTCGAGCAAACCAACCTCTACGAGCAGATGAGCGCCGTGGATAACCTCTCCCTGTTCGCCGAGCTTTTTGGCGTTAAAGACTTCGACGGTTTCGCACTGCTGAAAAGGGTGGGACTCTCCGGGCGGGAGAAGGACAAGGTCTCCGGTTACTCCAAGGGTATGAAGCAGCGCCTGATGATAGCCCGGTCCATGGTCAACCGGCCGGAGATACTTTTTATGGACGAGCCGACCAGCGGCCTGGACCCCGTTTCCGCCGAAGCCATCCGCCATATCATCAAAGAGGAACGGGACCGCGGCGCCACGGTGTTCCTGACCACTCATGACATGTGGGAAGCCGACAAACTGTGCGACCGGGTGGCCTTCATGGAGAGCGGCAGGATAGCCGCGCTGGACACGCCGCACTCGCTAAAGCAGCAATACGGCAAGCGCTCCCTCATCGCTGAGATCGCCTCTCCCGACGGGCATCTGAACCGGCGTGAGATCGCCCTCGATACCGAAGATACCGTGGACGCCATCCAGGATATGTTCGGCTCCGGCAAGGTGGTGACCATGCATTCGGAAGAGGCCACGCTGGAGGATATCTTCATCCAGATCACCGGCCGGAGGCTCTCCGAATGA
- a CDS encoding MerR family transcriptional regulator: MTQPATYATGELARLSGVSARTLQYYDKIGLLKPESYSGAGYRRYDEAAALRLQQILFYRELGLELSAIKAIMDKPNFDMLAALQSHRELLEMKSERLGELLATVDKTIRKLKGEKDMDIKEYYKGFSDEEIDSMRKEAREKYGEKTVADSEAKVMAMGKDKMDAVQAEFDTIYRKIAADMGKGPESPEAQSGIARWRELMENFHHYTDEMILGLGRMYSEDNRFAAFYRKYHPDMAEFMTRAIEYYVASRQK; encoded by the coding sequence TTGACCCAACCCGCCACCTACGCCACCGGTGAACTGGCCCGCTTGTCCGGGGTGAGCGCGCGCACGCTCCAGTATTACGACAAGATCGGCCTGCTCAAGCCAGAGTCCTATTCCGGCGCCGGCTACCGCCGCTACGACGAGGCCGCGGCGCTTCGGTTACAGCAGATCCTGTTCTACCGGGAACTGGGGCTGGAGCTGTCGGCGATAAAGGCGATCATGGACAAACCAAACTTCGACATGCTGGCGGCGCTTCAGTCCCACCGCGAGCTGCTGGAGATGAAGTCCGAACGCCTCGGCGAACTGCTGGCGACTGTGGACAAGACCATCCGCAAACTGAAAGGAGAAAAAGACATGGATATCAAGGAATACTACAAAGGCTTCAGCGATGAAGAGATAGACAGCATGCGCAAGGAAGCCCGGGAGAAGTACGGCGAAAAAACGGTGGCCGACTCCGAGGCTAAGGTTATGGCCATGGGCAAGGATAAGATGGATGCCGTCCAGGCGGAGTTCGACACCATCTACCGGAAGATCGCCGCGGATATGGGCAAGGGGCCGGAAAGCCCGGAGGCCCAGTCAGGCATAGCCCGCTGGCGGGAGTTGATGGAGAACTTCCACCACTACACCGACGAGATGATCCTCGGCCTGGGCCGGATGTATTCAGAAGACAACCGCTTCGCCGCCTTCTACCGCAAGTACCACCCGGACATGGCGGAGTTCATGACCAGAGCCATCGAATACTACGTCGCCAGCCGTCAGAAATAG
- a CDS encoding ABC transporter ATP-binding protein produces MYGKNRGITDVTLSVREGEIYGFIGPNGAGKTTTLRLLAGLIFPTSGSARIFGKDVVREGHIIRADIGYLPSEVFYYENMKVIDLLKYSASFYKKDSGKRMHDLAERLELDTSRKIDELSYGNKKKVGIVQGLLHSPKLIILDEPTSGLDPLMQREFFEIIREENERGATVLFSSHILSEVQRLCDRLAIIKEGSIIRIDEVSAINTEAYKKFKIIADNLGMSDLPELDISDFHQKENELTFIFRGNINDIIKVVSRHQIKDIQIEEPTLEEIFMHYYE; encoded by the coding sequence ATGTATGGCAAGAACCGGGGCATCACCGATGTTACCCTGAGCGTCCGGGAAGGGGAGATCTATGGCTTCATCGGCCCTAACGGCGCCGGCAAGACCACCACGCTGCGGCTGCTGGCCGGTCTGATCTTCCCCACCAGCGGCAGCGCCCGCATCTTCGGCAAGGATGTCGTCAGGGAAGGCCACATCATCCGCGCCGATATCGGCTACCTGCCCTCGGAAGTGTTCTACTACGAGAACATGAAGGTCATCGACCTTCTGAAATACTCCGCCAGTTTTTACAAGAAGGACAGTGGCAAGCGGATGCACGACCTGGCCGAGCGGCTGGAACTCGACACCAGCCGCAAGATCGACGAGCTGTCTTACGGCAACAAGAAGAAGGTGGGCATCGTCCAGGGTCTGCTCCACTCGCCGAAACTGATCATCCTCGACGAGCCGACCTCCGGCCTGGACCCATTGATGCAGCGTGAGTTTTTCGAGATCATCCGCGAGGAGAATGAACGTGGCGCCACGGTGCTTTTCTCTTCTCACATCCTCTCCGAAGTGCAGCGGCTGTGCGATCGTCTGGCGATAATCAAAGAGGGTTCTATCATCAGGATCGATGAGGTTTCGGCAATCAACACGGAAGCGTATAAGAAATTCAAGATAATCGCCGATAATTTGGGTATGAGTGATTTACCGGAGTTGGATATCAGCGATTTCCATCAAAAAGAGAACGAGTTGACCTTTATCTTCCGCGGCAACATCAACGACATCATAAAAGTCGTCTCCCGGCATCAGATTAAGGACATCCAGATTGAAGAGCCGACTCTGGAAGAAATTTTCATGCACTACTATGAATAG
- a CDS encoding ABC transporter permease subunit, translating to MNIFRREFKANLKALIIWCVSFLMLMGLASTEFAVYQGQADEVNEFLNSLPEALRQAFSLDTVRLDIPEGYYSYLAGFMILASVIYAGLAGAQILSREMNKKTAETTFTLPVTRKRIISMKLMVAVLNCSILTAVTFAGSLAAFARFGIGESFVIGIGRFMLVVLALQLLFLLAGLFFSVLSKRHKRTGTIMASMIVGVYFLSFIAKLNESTEFLKYFTPFEYFPAAAVIQGHNLELFGFIVVPLLLLGFFTVSYRLVATKDL from the coding sequence ATGAACATTTTCAGGCGGGAATTCAAGGCTAACCTTAAGGCGCTGATCATTTGGTGTGTCAGTTTCCTGATGCTCATGGGATTAGCCTCCACCGAGTTTGCTGTCTACCAGGGCCAGGCTGATGAGGTTAACGAATTCCTTAACTCGCTGCCTGAAGCTCTCAGGCAGGCTTTTTCCCTAGATACGGTACGCCTGGACATCCCTGAGGGTTATTACAGTTATCTCGCCGGGTTCATGATTCTGGCGTCGGTGATTTATGCCGGTTTGGCCGGCGCCCAGATACTGTCCAGGGAAATGAACAAGAAAACAGCGGAAACCACCTTCACCCTGCCGGTGACCCGCAAGCGGATCATCTCCATGAAACTGATGGTGGCCGTGTTAAATTGCTCTATCCTGACCGCGGTCACCTTCGCTGGCTCGCTGGCGGCTTTTGCCCGCTTCGGTATCGGTGAGTCCTTCGTGATCGGGATAGGCCGCTTCATGCTGGTCGTCCTGGCGCTGCAATTGCTTTTCCTGCTGGCGGGGCTCTTCTTTTCGGTACTTTCCAAAAGACACAAGCGGACAGGGACGATAATGGCCTCGATGATCGTAGGCGTCTATTTCCTGTCGTTCATCGCCAAGCTGAATGAGAGTACGGAATTCCTGAAGTATTTCACCCCGTTCGAATATTTCCCGGCCGCCGCCGTCATCCAGGGCCACAACCTCGAACTGTTCGGATTTATCGTCGTGCCGCTGCTTTTGCTCGGGTTTTTTACCGTGTCTTATCGCCTGGTGGCGACCAAGGATCTTTGA
- a CDS encoding ribonuclease HI family protein — protein MTHLIANTDGACRGNPGASALGVLLRTPTGQVVKEICRPLGSMTNNQAEYHAVICALEEALKLGATELSLNADSELVVKQLNGQYRVKNPGLAPLYARVKALEPKFKSVKYRYVPRERNREADALANKALDDLKG, from the coding sequence TTGACTCACCTTATCGCCAACACCGATGGCGCCTGCCGCGGCAACCCCGGCGCCTCCGCCCTGGGCGTCCTGCTCAGGACCCCCACCGGGCAGGTGGTAAAGGAGATATGCCGCCCCCTGGGCAGCATGACCAACAACCAGGCGGAGTACCACGCCGTCATCTGCGCACTGGAAGAAGCTTTGAAACTGGGCGCCACGGAACTGTCCCTCAACGCCGACTCCGAACTGGTCGTCAAGCAGCTCAACGGCCAGTACCGGGTCAAGAACCCCGGCCTGGCGCCCCTCTATGCCAGAGTAAAAGCCCTGGAACCCAAATTCAAAAGCGTAAAATACCGCTACGTCCCCCGCGAGCGCAACCGCGAAGCCGACGCGCTGGCGAATAAAGCACTCGACGACCTGAAGGGCTAA
- a CDS encoding type II toxin-antitoxin system HicB family antitoxin → MLTDYFKAAMKNAKYEILPDDKSYYGAISGFQGVWANSPTLEGCRLELREVLEDWVMISIARHLPLPVVDGIELKIPAEAT, encoded by the coding sequence ATGTTAACCGATTATTTTAAAGCGGCGATGAAAAACGCTAAATATGAAATACTGCCTGATGATAAATCCTATTATGGTGCCATTTCCGGTTTCCAGGGAGTCTGGGCCAACAGTCCGACGCTTGAAGGTTGTCGGCTGGAGCTAAGGGAAGTACTTGAAGACTGGGTAATGATCAGCATCGCCCGCCATTTGCCGTTGCCCGTAGTTGACGGCATCGAACTCAAGATACCGGCCGAAGCCACCTGA
- a CDS encoding type II secretion system protein translates to MKFLNLKKFRKGQKGFTLIELLVVIAILGVIAAVAVPNILGFIGSGETEAARAEQHNVQVAVAAYMFDNDGAIPADVAAVASYMINAVSYTWDINQTSGAVEPGTGNPLA, encoded by the coding sequence ATGAAGTTTTTAAATCTCAAAAAATTCCGCAAAGGCCAGAAGGGCTTTACCCTGATTGAGCTCTTGGTTGTCATTGCCATCCTGGGCGTCATCGCCGCCGTCGCCGTACCGAATATCCTTGGATTCATCGGTTCCGGTGAGACTGAAGCCGCCCGCGCTGAGCAGCATAACGTGCAGGTAGCGGTTGCAGCCTATATGTTTGATAATGATGGTGCCATTCCCGCTGACGTTGCCGCTGTGGCAAGTTATATGATTAACGCCGTTAGCTACACTTGGGATATCAACCAGACGAGTGGTGCAGTAGAGCCAGGCACAGGTAACCCACTTGCATAA
- a CDS encoding FAD-dependent oxidoreductase, whose protein sequence is MSKYDVVIIGGGPAGLFAALELAEKNSLKVLLLEKGRDIDERTNIVSGLGGAGAFSDGKLTLSSKAGGHLAEYLGEAAAEELIRYVDKLWLDFGAPDEIYGMGEGVANIERRASLAGLRLVPLPVRHLGTERCPAVLRAIRDHLTNRVEIRTNTAARRIIVDDGRLTGVELDDGEMIEAKYVIAAPGREGADWLMQQSRALGLSLATNPVDVGVRVELPNAVLDNLTSVLYEAKLEFLSRAFDDRIRTFCMCPQGTVVRETTGGDDPVITVNGQSYASHDSPNTNFALLVSTQFTEPFKEPIAYGKYIARLANILSGGVLVQRLGDLKKGRRSTPDRIARGLVRPTLAEATPGDLSFVLPYRHLTGLIEMLDAMDKLSPGVASDHTLLYGVEVKFYSSRPKLTAGFETEVPGLFAIGDGAGLSRGLIQASACGVVAAREIMGKNTA, encoded by the coding sequence ATGAGTAAATACGATGTCGTCATCATCGGCGGGGGTCCGGCGGGGCTTTTCGCCGCGCTGGAGCTTGCTGAGAAGAATTCCCTCAAGGTGCTCCTGCTGGAGAAAGGCCGGGACATCGACGAGCGGACGAACATCGTCTCCGGGCTGGGCGGCGCCGGCGCTTTCTCCGACGGCAAACTGACTCTTTCTTCCAAGGCCGGCGGGCACCTGGCCGAATATCTCGGCGAGGCGGCGGCGGAAGAACTCATCCGCTACGTCGATAAGCTGTGGCTGGATTTCGGCGCTCCGGATGAGATCTATGGCATGGGGGAGGGTGTAGCGAATATCGAACGGCGCGCTTCTCTGGCCGGTCTGCGGCTGGTGCCGCTGCCGGTGCGCCACCTGGGCACCGAACGCTGCCCGGCGGTGCTGCGGGCGATACGCGACCACCTCACCAACCGCGTTGAGATCAGAACCAATACCGCCGCTCGTCGTATAATTGTCGATGACGGCAGACTCACTGGCGTCGAACTGGATGACGGCGAGATGATCGAAGCCAAGTATGTCATCGCCGCGCCGGGGCGCGAGGGCGCCGACTGGCTGATGCAGCAGTCGCGGGCGCTCGGTCTGTCTTTGGCCACCAATCCGGTGGACGTGGGCGTGCGGGTCGAACTGCCCAACGCCGTCCTAGATAACCTGACCAGCGTCCTCTACGAAGCCAAGCTGGAATTCCTGTCCCGCGCCTTCGACGACCGTATCCGCACTTTCTGCATGTGTCCGCAGGGCACAGTGGTGCGGGAGACCACCGGCGGCGATGACCCGGTGATCACGGTCAACGGCCAGAGTTACGCCTCCCACGACAGCCCCAACACCAACTTTGCCCTGCTGGTCAGCACCCAGTTCACCGAGCCGTTCAAAGAGCCCATCGCCTACGGCAAATATATCGCCCGGCTAGCCAACATCCTCTCCGGCGGCGTGCTGGTGCAGCGCCTGGGCGATCTAAAGAAAGGCCGCCGCTCGACTCCGGACCGCATCGCCCGCGGCCTGGTGCGACCCACCCTGGCCGAGGCCACCCCCGGCGACCTGTCCTTCGTGCTGCCATACCGCCACCTGACCGGGCTCATCGAAATGCTCGATGCCATGGACAAGCTGTCCCCCGGCGTGGCCTCCGATCACACGCTGCTCTACGGCGTCGAGGTGAAGTTCTACTCATCCCGCCCCAAGCTGACCGCCGGTTTCGAGACGGAAGTGCCGGGGCTGTTCGCCATCGGTGACGGGGCGGGGTTATCGCGGGGATTGATACAGGCGAGCGCGTGCGGGGTCGTGGCGGCGCGGGAGATCATGGGGAAAAATACGGCATAG
- a CDS encoding endonuclease domain-containing protein codes for MLPYNHKLLEISRTLRKHMTDAELRLWSKIRMKQIGYQFYRQKPIGNYIADFYCPRARLVVEVDGGHHYSGDTALHDKARDEYMVRLGLTVIRLSNADVMNNLDGAVQAICEHLGKIPLSPLLRQSSGLAFAKGGG; via the coding sequence ATGCTCCCTTACAACCATAAGCTCCTGGAAATCTCCAGAACCCTCAGAAAACACATGACCGATGCGGAATTGCGCCTCTGGTCAAAGATCAGGATGAAGCAGATCGGATATCAGTTCTACCGGCAGAAACCAATCGGAAATTATATCGCCGATTTCTATTGCCCCAGGGCCCGTTTGGTGGTTGAAGTTGACGGAGGCCATCATTATTCCGGAGATACTGCCTTGCATGACAAGGCGCGGGATGAGTACATGGTACGCCTCGGTCTGACGGTGATAAGGCTTTCCAACGCCGATGTCATGAATAACCTCGATGGCGCAGTTCAGGCAATATGTGAGCACCTGGGGAAAATCCCCCTCAGTCCCCTCCTTCGACAAAGCTCAGGACTGGCTTTCGCGAAAGGGGGAGGGTAA